The window CTCGGCCGCCAGCATCACGAAGTGGACCGCCATGCTCATCAGCGCCACGCCGAGCATGAGCGCCGAATGCCAGGGGTCCCGCAGGAGGACCACGCCCAGCGCGCTGCCGATCGTGACGAACGCGAACAGCGCGAATGCGATTTGCTCTGGTGTCATAGATGTCCTGTCGCTCGTACGCGTGTGCGTGTTACTGCTGTTCGTACCGGTCGCTCGTCTCGAGACCGTCGATGCCGTCGGGACCGAGCGCCCGTCACTGGTAATCGACCTCCCCTTCGCCTTCGCCGATCCACGCGCCCCGGTCGGGTTCGCGCGACTCGAGCGGGTCGATGTCCTTGTACCACGGGACCGACTTCAGCTGCTCCTTGTTGTACACCAAGTCGTGTTTGGTGTCGCCGGTGAACTCGAAGTTCTGGGTGAGCAGGATGGCGTCGGTCGGGCACACCTCCTCGCAGAGCCGGCAGTAGACGCACTGCCCGATGTGGAGGTTGTACTGTTCGCCGTTGCGCTTGTCGTCCATCACGATCTGGATCGTATCGTTCGGACAGACGTTCTCGCACTGGCGACACCAGATACACCGCTCCTGGCTCCACTTGTGGACGCCGCGGAACCGCGGCGACACGTCGGGTGCCGTCTTCGGGTACTCCACCGTGAAGGTGGAGCCGTCCAGCGCGTGCTTCATCGTCGTTGCCATTGATTTGAGTAGTCCGATCATGCGATCACCCCAACGATTGCCGCAGTCAGTCCGAGGTTCGCAAAGGAAAGGACCAGCAGTCCCTTCCAGCCGATTTCGATCAGTTGGTCGATGCGGACGCGCGGGATGGCCGATCGCAGCCACTGGGTCAGCAGGAACGCCGCCCAGATCTTCACGATGAACCAAACGATACCCAGCCCCTCGGGGCCCGGTCCGGCCGGCCCGCCGAGGAAGATCGTCGCGATGATCGCCCCGCCGAGGAAGATGTGGAGGAACTCGCCGAGGTAGACGAGCACGAAGTACACAGAGGAGTACTCGGTCTGGTACCCCGCGATGAGTTCCGCCGGCGCCTCGGGCATGTCGAACGGGTTCCGGCCGACCTCAGCGAAGTTCGCGATCAGGAACAGCACGAACGCGAACGGGTTCACCAGCGCGAACCACGCCGGAATCCCCCACTCGAGGCCGGGGATCGTAAACAGCGTCGTCTGGTTCTGGACGGCGACGATCTCGCTCATGCGCAGCGAGCCCGCAAAGAGCACGACAGACATGCCGGTGACGACCAGCGGGATCTCGTAGGCGATGTTCTGTGCGACCGCGCGCAGGCCGCCCAGCAGCGAGTACTTGTTGTCCGACGCGTAGCCGGCCATCACCAGCCCGACCGACGCGATCCCGGAGATCGCGAAGGCGTAGGCCAGTCCCACTTCGGGATCGGCGAGGTGGACGCCGCTCCCCATCGGGATGACGGCGAAGCCGAGCAGCGCCGACCCCGCGACGACGACCGGCGCGAGGTCGTAGGCCGGTCGGTCCGCGTTCTCGGGAATGATCAACTCCTTCGAGAGCAGGCGGACGGAGTCGGCGACGATGATCAGGACGCCGCCCGGACCGAGGTGATTGACCGCGATACGGTCCGTGAACGCGGCCGTAATCTTTCGCTTCGCCCAGGGACCGGCGACGCCGGTCATCGCGAGCATCAGGTTGCCGACGATGAACGCCGCGATGAACGTCGCGACCAGTTCGCCGGCGAGCCCGAACCCGCTCAGGCCGGTGAGTTCGCCGATCCGCTCGGGGAGCAGTACCGTCTCGTCGCTTGCGGTCTGCAGTGGGATCGTCGCCGCGTTCATCGATCCACCTCCCCGAGCACGATGTCTAAGCTACCGAGCGATGCGATCAGGTCGGGGACGTACTCCCCTTCGGACATCTCCGGCAGCACCTGCAGGTTCGAGAAGCACGGACTCCGGATCTTGAACCGGGCCGGCTTGTCGGTGCCGTCCGAGCGCATGTAGATGCCGAGTTCGCCCTTCGCAGCCTCGACGGCGCGGTAGGTCTCGGCGTCGGCGTCCGGCTTCAGGGTGCGGGGCACGTTGGCCTGTACCTCGCGCTCGTCTTCGGGCCACTCCTCGAGCAGGTCGAGACACTGCTCGATGATCTTGGCCGACTCTTCGACTTCCTCCATGCGAGCGAGCACGCGGGCGTAGTTGTCACAGCCCTCGCGCGTGACGACGTCCCACTCCAAGTTCTCGTAGTAGCCGTAGGGATCGTCGCGTCGGAGGTCGTAGTCGATGCCGGACGCGCGGGCGACCGGGCCCGTACAGCCGTACTGTTTGGCTACCTCGGGCTCGATGACGCCGGTGTCGATACACCGGGTCTGGAAGATCTCGTTCGAGGTGACCATGTCGTGGTACTCGTCGACCTTCGCGGGGAGTTCGTCGAGGAAGTCCCGGGTCTTCTCGATGAACTCCTCGCGGGGTTCGGGCAGGTCCCACGCGACCCCGCCGACGCGGAAGTAGTTGAACATCATCCGCTGGCCGGTCAGGTCCTCGAGAATGTCCTGGACGACCTCGCGGTCGCGGAAGGTGTACATGAAGATGGCCGTGAACTCGCCGTAGACGTCCAGCGCGAAGGTACCGAGCGCGAGCATGTGCGAGGCGATCCGGCAGAGTTCGGCCCCCATGGTCCGGATGACCTGCGCGTACTCGGGGACCTCGATGTCCGCCATGTCCTCGATCGCCCGCGCGTAGGCCCACTCGTTTAGCAGCCCCGAGGAGACGTAGTCCCAGCGGTCGGGGTAGGGCATGATCTGGTGGCGGTAGGTGCCCTCCTGGCACATCTGCTCCTCACAGCGGTGGAGGTAGCCGATGTCCGGGTCGACGTCGACGACGGTCTCGCCGTCGAGCACCGTCTCGACGTGGAGCACGCCGTGGGTCGCCGGGTGGTGCGGACCGATGTTCAGGAACATCGTGTCCGACTCGGCGTCCTCGTGATCCGGCTGGATCGGGTTCGCGTGCTCGGAAAGCGTGACGACCTGCGGTTTCGTCTGGTCGTAGTCGTCCGAGAGCGGATGCCCCTGCCACGTCTCGGGCAGCAGAATGCGCCGCAGGTCCGGGTGGTCGGCGTACTCGATGCCGACGAGGTCGTAGGCCTCTCGCTCGTGCCAGTCGGCGGTGCGGAACACCGGCTCCGCGCTCTCGCTGACCGGATCCGACCGCGTCGTCGGGACGACGATGCTCACCTCGTCGGTCGGATCGCTGTACTTCTTGAGGTGGTAGATCGATTCGTACCGATCGTCGTACTGCTGTGCGGTGACACACGAGAGGTGATCGTAGCCGGCCTGCTCACGGAGATCGAACAGGACGTCCTGCACCTCGTCCGGATTGATGACGAACGCGGGCGCGTTCATGTGGTCGTCGCGCCCGATCGCGCGATCCCCGATCAGCGCCTCGAGGTCGTCCTCGGTGAGCTGGTCCGGCTGTCGTTCGATGCCCGTACTCATGGTGAATCAGCCCAGTTGTACCGCATGACGAGGTCGTCCTCGTCGATCTCGCTCGCGAGCTTCTGCACCAGTTCGTCCTCGGGGAGATCGCCGAACTCCTCGAGTTCGTACGGCTTGACGACGACGGGCGAGGACTCCCCGTTCTGGATCCGCTCCTGAAGCTTGAGGACGCCGTACAGCAGCGCCTCGGGACGGGGCGGACAGCCCGGAACGTGAATGTCGACGGGGATGATCTCCTCGGCGCCCTTCACGACGTTGTAGCCCTTCTGGAAGGGACCGCCGGAGATCGTACACGACCCCATCCCGACGACGAACTTGGGTTCGGGCATCTGGTCGTAGACGCGCTTCATGCGCGGCCCGAACTTCGAGACGATCGTCCCGGGGACGATCATCACGTCGGCCTGCCGCGGCGACGCGCGCGGGACGCCGGCCCCGTAGCGGTCGAGGTCGTGTTTGATCGCGTACGTGTGCATCATCTCGATGCTGCAGCACGCGATCCCGAACTGCAGCATGAACATCGAGTTCCCGCGAACCCAGTTCATGAACTCGTCGAACTTCGTGAGGATGAACGGCGACGCGCCGAACGCCTCGCGAAGCTTCGAGTTGAATCTGTCGTCGACGCCCTCACCGATTCGGGAGTCGCGGGTGTCCGTCGACGGTGCGGTGCTGCCGTGGATCTGCTGTTTGGGTTCGTCGCTACTCATAGTCGGTCAGTATCGCCTTCCACCTGCCGCGGTGTCTGTGCCCACTGTACTGCACCGTTGCGCCACGCCCACGCGAGCCCGACGAGGAGGATGGCAACGAACGCGACCATCGGTCCGAGGATCTCGAGCAGCGAAACGGCATCCGATTCAACAGCCTCTCGATATACGACCGCCCATGGGAACAGCAGGACGGTCTCGATATCGAAGACGAGGAACAGAAGCGCAACCATGTAGTATTGGATGTTGAACCGGACGCGCGTTCCGCCGGTCGGAACCTCGCCACTCTCGTAGGTGGCACGTTTGCTCGTTTCGGGGACGGTCGGCCGCAGGAGGTACGATACCGCCATCATCCCGAACGGTATCAGCAATCCCACGAGCGCTAACGCCCCGATCGCTATCCAGTCGTTCATCTACGTAACGTTCGGAGGTTGAAACCGCACGCACATAAGGGTTGATTGTTCGATTTCCGGGTCAATACGGGCCAAACGGTGGCTTCCGCGCCCTAATACGCGCTAAATTAATCGCCCTAGTACCATACTAATCGGTACAAAAAGTGACCGAACGGGTAATCAGGGGTTACCGATGCGACTGATGGCGGTGTCAGCGCTCGAGACGACCGAACGGGATCTTACCGCAAAGTCGGCCGCGATCCATCGACCTCGAGCGGAGCCCTACTGCTCCCCGTCCCGGAACGCCGGCGTTCCTTCGTCGTGGAGCCGGCGGGAGACGTCGCCGACGCCCTCGCGAAGACCCTCGTGGTACGACACCAGCCGTTCCCGGACCTCGTCGTGCCGGCGCGCGAGGATCTGGGCTGCCGAGAGCGCGGCGTTGAAGGACTTGCCGGCGTCGACCGCCACGAGCGGCGCCCCGGTGGGCATCCCGATGACGCTGTCGACGGACTTCTCCTGGACCGGCACGCCGATGACCGGCAGCGGGTACGCGATCGATGCGGTCATGTTCGGCAGGTCCGCGGATTTCCCGCCCGCGCCGGCGATGATGACCTCGAGACCGCGCTCCTCGGCCGTCTCGGCGTAGGCGGTCATCAGGTCCGGCGTCCGGTGGGCGGAGGTGACGTAGGTTTCGAAGGTGAACCGCTCCGCCGGCGGGTTCTCGTAGTCGGTCTGCTCGGCGAAGCCGAGTTCGTCGACGAAGGCGTCGTAGGCCCCGCGGCGCCGGCCGCCGGTCATCATCGTCTCGAGGTCCGAGTCGCTGCCCATCACGATGCCGACGTCGGGGGTCTCTTCGTCCGGGCGATCCTGCTGGGCTTCCTCGTGCAGTCGATCGATGAGGTCGGAAACGCTGTCTGCCATGAGTGGATTACGCTAGTGGTCGCCTGTGAACGTCACGGAGTCCTCGAGTTCCCGGGCCGTCTCGAGCAGGTCCTCGACGTCGGTTGCGTCGTCGCGCGCGCAGACGGTGACGTGGCCCATCTTCCGCAGGGGCCGGGTCTCGCGCTTGCCGTACCAGTGGAGGTGCGCCGCGGGCGTTTCGTGAATTTTCTCGACGCCGTGTAGCGCCGCCTTCTGGGACTCTTCGACGTCACCGAGCAGGTTCGTCATCACGGTCGGGGACCGGAGGTCGGTCGCGGCCAGCGGCCAGCCGAGCACCGCGCGGACGTGCTGCTCGAACTGGGAGCTGTGTGCGCCTTCGATCGTCCAGTGACCCGAGTTGTGCGGTCGCGGGGCGATCTCGTTGAGCAGGATCTCGCCGTCCTCTCGCGGACTCTGTCCGCTCGAGTTTTCCGAGGCGCGTGGCGCCTCGCTCGTTTCGAACAACTCGATGCCGTAGACGCCCCGTCCGTCCATCACCTCGAGGACGTCCTCGGCGACCTCGCGGGCCCGTTGCTCGGCGGCGTCGCTCGAGCGCGCGGGGACGATCGTCTCCCGGAGGATCTCGTCGACGTGGACGTTCTCCCCGATCGGGAAGGCGGCGGTCTCGTCGTAGCCCTTGACCGCGATGACCGAGACCTCGCGCTCGAACTCGACGAACGCCTCGACCATCGCCGGGCCGGCGACCGACTCGAGAGCGTCTTCAGCCTCATCTTTCGATTCGACGGGGACGTTCCCCCGTCCGTCGTAGCCGCCGGTCCGAGCTTTGAGCATGACCGGCGCGCCGTAGTCGTCGATCGCCTCGCGAACGTCGTCGGCGTCGTCGACCTCGCGGAACGGCGGCACCGGCACGCCCGCGGCCTCGAGTTCCCGCTTCTGGACGAGCTTGTCGTGGATCGTCTCGAGCGTCGCGGGCTTCGGGTGGACCGGCGTCCCCGAGTCCTCGCTGACGCGCTCTAAGACGTCCTGATCGGCCAGTTCGATTTCGAAAGTCAAAACGTCCGCCCGCGCGGCGAGTTCGCGGATTCCGGCCTCGTCGTCGAAGTCCGCGACGACCTGATCGCGCGCGACGGGCGCGGCCGGACAGTCCGGCGTCGGATCGAGCACGACCACCTCGACGCCGAGCGGTGCGGCCGCCTCGGCGAGCATTCGCCCGAGCTGTCCCCCGCCGACCACGCCGAGCGTCGGGCCCGGCGTCTGGAGCGTCGTCATTTGACGGCGGTTCTCGGCGCCCGCGCTTAAGGATTCTCAATCGTCACTGATTCCCGACCGCCCTCGCGGCTCGAGGCTGAACTCGGTCGGTTTCCGCGCGCTCGAGGGGAGCAACGACCGAGTGACGGGCGGCCGATCGCTTATCGATATCGCGAGCCGCGAAACTGCGCAGGGAAAATCCGTTAGTCGTCGCTCTCGGCGGTCGACGGAGAACCGTCGGTGCTCTCGGCACCGGCATCATCGTCGACCACGCTATCGACGCTAACCCCCTCCCAGTCGTGGTCCGCGTGGTAGCCCTCGCGCTCCTTCGCGCTGTCGGCGACGCGGATGAACTCGGCCTTCTCCCGGGCTGCGGGAACCGTGTGCCCACCGCAGTAGGACAGCCCCGACTGGATGCCCGCACAGAACTCTTTGACGACGTCGGCGACCGGCCCCTTGTAGGGCGTCAGCGCCTCGACGCCCTCGTCGGCGCGGACGTTCTCTTCCTTGTCGTCGCGGTTCTCCGCGGCGGTCGTGGTCGCCATCCCGCGCGAGCGCTTGTACTTCGTGCCCTCGACCTCGACGACCGCGCCGGGCGCCTCCGCCGTGCCGGCGAAGAGGCTGCCCATCATCACCGTGTCGGCGCCCGCCATCAGCGCCTTCACCGCGTCGCCGGAGGTGCGGATCCCGCCGTCCGCGCAGACGGTGACGCCGTGCTCCTCGGCGGCGTCCGCGCAGTCGTCGACGGCCGTCAGCTGCGGCACGCCGGCGCCCGCGACCTTCCGCGTCGTACAGTGCGAGCCCGGTCCGATGCCGACCTTCACGCAGTCCGCACCGGCTGCGGCGAGGTCCTCGACGCCTTCGGGCGTGGCGACGTTGCCCGCGACGAGGTCCGTGTCCGGGAACTCCTCGTGGATCTCTTCGACGGCCTCGAGCGTCCGCTCCAAGTGGCCGTGGGCGACGTCGATTACGAGCGCGTCGACGCCGGCTTCGACCAGGGCGGCGCTGCGCGCGATGTGGTCCTCGTTGATCCCGACGGCGGCGGCGACCCGTTCGCCGGCGTCCTTTACCGACGCGACCTGCTCGGCCTGCTCCTCGGGCGTCAGGAAGCGGTGAATGACCCCGATTCCGCCGTGTCGCGAGAGCTCGATCGCCAGCTCGGTCTCGGTGACCGTGTCCATCGCCGCGGAGACCAGCGGCGTCTCGAGCTCGAGGCTCGGTGTGAAATTCGTCTCGAGATCGACGTTGCTACGGCTGTCGACGGGCGAGCGCTTCGGCACGAGCAGCACGTCGCCGTAACTCAATCCGGTGCGAAGGTTGTCCATGACCCCTCCGTATTCGGGGATCTATTCGGATAAAGGCCTCGGCTTCGTTAGGGACTGCGCGGGTGTGGTCGAGGCTCTCAATGATCGACTGTGGTTCTGTATTCGCAACGAATGCCCAGGTCTCACGAACCGGCAACTACCGAACACGGCAAACCTAAGAAATATGATAGTAGTCCCGGGCGGATTCGAACCGCCGTCATGGGCTGTCTTCCGTGACGGAACGAACCGAACACGTCCAAAGGCCCATATGATTGGCCACTACACCACGGGACTTCACACTCCGTTCGAAGCCCCGTGTCGTTCGCAGTTCCTGCGGAACTGCTCACCACCACGGGACTCCGCGGACCTCACTCGCCGAGTAGACCGTGGTCGCACAATAGTGTTACTTTTCGTCGCGAGGCGACACCGCGATCGACCCCGCTTCCGCCCGCCGGTGACAGCTTCGACAGAGAGTGACGACATTGTCCATCTTGTGGGCATCTTCGGGTCGGTCGAACGATCGGACCGCCCGGACGTGGTGCACGTCCGGATTTTGCCCGAGTTCGTCTAATCCCGCACCGCAGTGCTGGCACTCGTAGTCGTCTCGCTCGAGCGCCTGCCGCCGAATCCGCCACCACTTCCGTCCGTACTCGATCGTTCCGCCTTCCCACTGGTGATGCTCCGGGCCGACGACGTTCGCCGAGAGCCACTCGCCGTAACACTCGAGCGTACAGAAGAAGCCGCGTTCTTGCGTCTCGAATTTCGCGGGGCGAACCTCGAGATCCGAGCCGCAAGCGCCACACTCGACGGTTACTCGCGCTCCCTTCGCCGACGGGTTTTCGGGAAGCAATCCGATCGCGTCTTCGACGCAGTCCGGACAGTACACGCCGTCTTTGTCCGACGGGTAGTACGAAAACGTCTCACCGCAGGAGTCACACGACGTCGTTTCTTTCCCGCCGCTCCAGTTGCCGTTGTGTTCGCCCGCGTTCGGATTGCAGTCGTCGCAGTACTCCCTGCGCGCCTTCGGATCGTAAAAGACGGAGCCACAACCCGAACACACCCGGTTCGGCAGCGGCTCGCCGTGCACCTTCGTGTGGTGTTGGCGCATTCCCTGCTCGGTCTGCAACGATTTCCCGCACGTGGGACAGTCCATACTGCGGGTGGGCGCGGTATCGGATATAAACTACAGGCGAGGCTACCGTGATCGAGGGTCAGACGGCAGAAAACGATCGCCGAACGATCCGCGACGGCAGCCGCGTTACAGGTAGCCTTCCTCGGCCAGTCGCTCGATGCCTTCCTCGAGTCGCTCCTCGCTGGCGGCGTAGGAAATCCGCGCGTAGCCGGGGGTGCCGAACGCGCTGCCCGGCACCGTGGCGACGTGGGCGTCCTCGAGCGCGCCCTCACACCATTCCTGATCGTCGTCGTCGACGGGCAGCATCATGTAGAACGCGCCCTGCGGTTCGGCGACGTCGACGCCGTGATCGTCGAGCAGGTCGATGACGAGGTCGCGCCGCTCCTCGAAGGCTTCGACCATCTCTTCGACGGCGGTGTCGGTGTTCTCGAGGGCCTCGATGCCGGCGTGCTGGACGAAGTTGACGGCCGACGAAACGGAGTGGCTGTGGAGCTTGCCGGCCTGGTCGATCAGGTCCTCGGGGCCGGCGAAGTAGCCGAGCCGCCAGCCGGTCATCGAGTAGGCCTTCGAGAAGCCGTTGACCGTGATGGTGCGGTCGGCCATCCCGTCGAAGGTGCCGAGGCTGGTGGGCTCGACGCCGTAGGTGATCTCCTTGTAGATCTCGTCCGAGATGACGGTGACGTCGTGTTCGACCGCGAGGTCGCGCACGCCCTCGAGGGCCGCGTCGGAGTAGACGGCGCCGGTGGGGTTCGACGGGGAGTTGACGATCAGCAGTTCGGTGTCATCGGAGACGGCGGCCTCGAGGTCGTCGAGCGCGGGCTCGAGCTGGAAGTCAGAGTCCGAGAGATCCACGCGGGTCAGGTCGCCGCCGGCCATCTTGACCATGGCCTCGTAGGAGACCCACGCGGGGTCGAGCAGAACGACCTCGTCGCCGTCCTCGACCAGCGACTGGACGATTTCGTACAGCGCCTGCTTCGCGCCGGGCGTGACGATGACCTCGTCGGTGGTGTGCTCGAGGCCGTCCGCGGCGAGCTTGTCGACGATGGCCTCGCGGAGCTCGAGAATGCCGGCGGAGGTGGTGTAGCCGGTGTGGCCGGCGTCCATCGCGTCCTTCCCTGCCTCGACGATGTTTTCGGGCGTGGGGAAGTCGGGTTCGCCGACGGAGAGGTCGACGATGTCGGCGCCCTCGTTCTCGAGTTCGGTCGCGAGCGCGGAAATAGCAAGCGTTGCGGACGGTTCGACTCGGGTTACGCGGTCGGTGAATTCCATCGTCATGGGTGTGGTAGGGTGAAGTGTCGCGTTGTAGTGTCGTAGTCTATCGGTCTGTGTCGGAATCGGGCTCCGGCAGTTCCGAAACCAGATCGAGCGCGCTTTCGACGGCCGTAGCCGCGTTCTCGACGCGCTCGCGCGCTTCGGCCGCGGACATGCCGGGCCCCGTCACGCCGAGCGTTACGGGGGTGTCGCGCTCGAGGCTCACGTCGGCGAGCCGCTGAGCGATCGCGTCGCCGATCACCTGGTCGTGGTCGGTGTCGCCGGTGATGATGGCACCGACGACGGCGACGGCGTCGACCTCGGCGCGGCGTGCGAGCCGGTCGGCGGCCAGCGGCGCGTCGTACGCCCCCGGAACCTGGACCGTCTCGTACACGTCGGCACCTGCGTCGCTGGCGGCCTCGAGGGCCGCCTGTTCCATCTGCTCGGTGACCGGGCGGTTGAACTCCGCGACCACCAATCCGAGCGCGGTCATATGGGTGGCGTGGAGAGGGGAGGTAAAAGAGGTGCCGCTTTTCGGAGGCCAACCGGCTTTCCGCTCGCCGTCTGCCCCGCCAAGACGGCCCCTCGAGCGGGAATAAACTGCCGTAAAACGTCATCAAACGAGAGAAAGTGCCGTTGATGACCGTTTGTTTATTTGATCGATCGGCTACTCACCGCCGACTGCAATGAGTCTTGACCGCTACACGACCCCCGCTGGCGTCGACCGCGATACGGTACAGTCGGTCAGCAAGCTCCTCCTCGCAACCCTCTCGCTGATCGGACTCCTCTATCTCGC is drawn from Halopiger aswanensis and contains these coding sequences:
- a CDS encoding NADH-quinone oxidoreductase subunit J; protein product: MTPEQIAFALFAFVTIGSALGVVLLRDPWHSALMLGVALMSMAVHFVMLAAEFVAMMQILVYVGGVLILITFAVMLTQREDADADADSDEVVQA
- a CDS encoding NuoI/complex I 23 kDa subunit family protein, which produces MIGLLKSMATTMKHALDGSTFTVEYPKTAPDVSPRFRGVHKWSQERCIWCRQCENVCPNDTIQIVMDDKRNGEQYNLHIGQCVYCRLCEEVCPTDAILLTQNFEFTGDTKHDLVYNKEQLKSVPWYKDIDPLESREPDRGAWIGEGEGEVDYQ
- a CDS encoding pyridoxal phosphate-dependent aminotransferase; amino-acid sequence: MTMEFTDRVTRVEPSATLAISALATELENEGADIVDLSVGEPDFPTPENIVEAGKDAMDAGHTGYTTSAGILELREAIVDKLAADGLEHTTDEVIVTPGAKQALYEIVQSLVEDGDEVVLLDPAWVSYEAMVKMAGGDLTRVDLSDSDFQLEPALDDLEAAVSDDTELLIVNSPSNPTGAVYSDAALEGVRDLAVEHDVTVISDEIYKEITYGVEPTSLGTFDGMADRTITVNGFSKAYSMTGWRLGYFAGPEDLIDQAGKLHSHSVSSAVNFVQHAGIEALENTDTAVEEMVEAFEERRDLVIDLLDDHGVDVAEPQGAFYMMLPVDDDDQEWCEGALEDAHVATVPGSAFGTPGYARISYAASEERLEEGIERLAEEGYL
- a CDS encoding complex I subunit 1/NuoH family protein, with protein sequence MNAATIPLQTASDETVLLPERIGELTGLSGFGLAGELVATFIAAFIVGNLMLAMTGVAGPWAKRKITAAFTDRIAVNHLGPGGVLIIVADSVRLLSKELIIPENADRPAYDLAPVVVAGSALLGFAVIPMGSGVHLADPEVGLAYAFAISGIASVGLVMAGYASDNKYSLLGGLRAVAQNIAYEIPLVVTGMSVVLFAGSLRMSEIVAVQNQTTLFTIPGLEWGIPAWFALVNPFAFVLFLIANFAEVGRNPFDMPEAPAELIAGYQTEYSSVYFVLVYLGEFLHIFLGGAIIATIFLGGPAGPGPEGLGIVWFIVKIWAAFLLTQWLRSAIPRVRIDQLIEIGWKGLLVLSFANLGLTAAIVGVIA
- a CDS encoding AIR carboxylase family protein — its product is MADSVSDLIDRLHEEAQQDRPDEETPDVGIVMGSDSDLETMMTGGRRRGAYDAFVDELGFAEQTDYENPPAERFTFETYVTSAHRTPDLMTAYAETAEERGLEVIIAGAGGKSADLPNMTASIAYPLPVIGVPVQEKSVDSVIGMPTGAPLVAVDAGKSFNAALSAAQILARRHDEVRERLVSYHEGLREGVGDVSRRLHDEGTPAFRDGEQ
- a CDS encoding HNH endonuclease, which produces MDCPTCGKSLQTEQGMRQHHTKVHGEPLPNRVCSGCGSVFYDPKARREYCDDCNPNAGEHNGNWSGGKETTSCDSCGETFSYYPSDKDGVYCPDCVEDAIGLLPENPSAKGARVTVECGACGSDLEVRPAKFETQERGFFCTLECYGEWLSANVVGPEHHQWEGGTIEYGRKWWRIRRQALERDDYECQHCGAGLDELGQNPDVHHVRAVRSFDRPEDAHKMDNVVTLCRSCHRRAEAGSIAVSPRDEK
- a CDS encoding NADH-quinone oxidoreductase subunit A, with amino-acid sequence MNDWIAIGALALVGLLIPFGMMAVSYLLRPTVPETSKRATYESGEVPTGGTRVRFNIQYYMVALLFLVFDIETVLLFPWAVVYREAVESDAVSLLEILGPMVAFVAILLVGLAWAWRNGAVQWAQTPRQVEGDTDRL
- a CDS encoding 5-(carboxyamino)imidazole ribonucleotide synthase, which produces MTTLQTPGPTLGVVGGGQLGRMLAEAAAPLGVEVVVLDPTPDCPAAPVARDQVVADFDDEAGIRELAARADVLTFEIELADQDVLERVSEDSGTPVHPKPATLETIHDKLVQKRELEAAGVPVPPFREVDDADDVREAIDDYGAPVMLKARTGGYDGRGNVPVESKDEAEDALESVAGPAMVEAFVEFEREVSVIAVKGYDETAAFPIGENVHVDEILRETIVPARSSDAAEQRAREVAEDVLEVMDGRGVYGIELFETSEAPRASENSSGQSPREDGEILLNEIAPRPHNSGHWTIEGAHSSQFEQHVRAVLGWPLAATDLRSPTVMTNLLGDVEESQKAALHGVEKIHETPAAHLHWYGKRETRPLRKMGHVTVCARDDATDVEDLLETARELEDSVTFTGDH
- the ribH gene encoding 6,7-dimethyl-8-ribityllumazine synthase is translated as MTALGLVVAEFNRPVTEQMEQAALEAASDAGADVYETVQVPGAYDAPLAADRLARRAEVDAVAVVGAIITGDTDHDQVIGDAIAQRLADVSLERDTPVTLGVTGPGMSAAEARERVENAATAVESALDLVSELPEPDSDTDR
- a CDS encoding guanosine monophosphate reductase; translated protein: MDNLRTGLSYGDVLLVPKRSPVDSRSNVDLETNFTPSLELETPLVSAAMDTVTETELAIELSRHGGIGVIHRFLTPEEQAEQVASVKDAGERVAAAVGINEDHIARSAALVEAGVDALVIDVAHGHLERTLEAVEEIHEEFPDTDLVAGNVATPEGVEDLAAAGADCVKVGIGPGSHCTTRKVAGAGVPQLTAVDDCADAAEEHGVTVCADGGIRTSGDAVKALMAGADTVMMGSLFAGTAEAPGAVVEVEGTKYKRSRGMATTTAAENRDDKEENVRADEGVEALTPYKGPVADVVKEFCAGIQSGLSYCGGHTVPAAREKAEFIRVADSAKEREGYHADHDWEGVSVDSVVDDDAGAESTDGSPSTAESDD
- a CDS encoding NADH-quinone oxidoreductase subunit D translates to MSTGIERQPDQLTEDDLEALIGDRAIGRDDHMNAPAFVINPDEVQDVLFDLREQAGYDHLSCVTAQQYDDRYESIYHLKKYSDPTDEVSIVVPTTRSDPVSESAEPVFRTADWHEREAYDLVGIEYADHPDLRRILLPETWQGHPLSDDYDQTKPQVVTLSEHANPIQPDHEDAESDTMFLNIGPHHPATHGVLHVETVLDGETVVDVDPDIGYLHRCEEQMCQEGTYRHQIMPYPDRWDYVSSGLLNEWAYARAIEDMADIEVPEYAQVIRTMGAELCRIASHMLALGTFALDVYGEFTAIFMYTFRDREVVQDILEDLTGQRMMFNYFRVGGVAWDLPEPREEFIEKTRDFLDELPAKVDEYHDMVTSNEIFQTRCIDTGVIEPEVAKQYGCTGPVARASGIDYDLRRDDPYGYYENLEWDVVTREGCDNYARVLARMEEVEESAKIIEQCLDLLEEWPEDEREVQANVPRTLKPDADAETYRAVEAAKGELGIYMRSDGTDKPARFKIRSPCFSNLQVLPEMSEGEYVPDLIASLGSLDIVLGEVDR
- a CDS encoding NADH-quinone oxidoreductase subunit B → MSSDEPKQQIHGSTAPSTDTRDSRIGEGVDDRFNSKLREAFGASPFILTKFDEFMNWVRGNSMFMLQFGIACCSIEMMHTYAIKHDLDRYGAGVPRASPRQADVMIVPGTIVSKFGPRMKRVYDQMPEPKFVVGMGSCTISGGPFQKGYNVVKGAEEIIPVDIHVPGCPPRPEALLYGVLKLQERIQNGESSPVVVKPYELEEFGDLPEDELVQKLASEIDEDDLVMRYNWADSP